Below is a window of Bradyrhizobium sp. SZCCHNS1050 DNA.
CGGCAACAGCGTGCGCGGCATCAAGGTCTGCGAGGCGCTGTCGGCGCATTACGGCCTGCACATGCTCAACCGTTCCGACGATGCGCGCACCACGATCATCGCCGACTACGACATCGGCGCCAGCCCGTCGCGGCGCAGCCGCCGCGCGCAGGAGCGCAACATCCTCGCCGCACATCCGGACGCGGTGCGCGTGCTCGAGCTGGTCGGTACGCTGTCGCTCTCCAACGTCGACTACGTCTCGCGCCAGCTTGCGGCGAGCACGCGACCGCAATTCGTCATCGTCGACCTCCATCGCGTCACCGCGATGACACAAGCAGGCGTGCGCCTGCTTTCCGAGCTGTTTCACGAGCTCGCCGACTTCGACGTGACCGTCGTGCTGTCGGGCATCCGCCGCAGCTCGCCGGAATGGCAGGAAATCGCGGCCCGCACCGGCGACATCAGGAACGTCCGCGACTTCTACCTGCTCGACGCCGCGATCGAATGGGCCGAGGACCAGATCGTCTATCGCTATGGCGGCGCCATCGATTTCCTCGAAACCACCGAGCTCGCCGAGCAGCCGCTGCTCGCGGGGCTCTCCGCGGACGAGCGCCATGAGCTCGCGGCACTGGCGATCATCCGGCACTATCGGCAGGGCGAACGCATCCTTGCGGCCGGCGATGCTGCGGCCTCGCTGTTCTTCCTGCGCTCCGGCGTCGTCCACGTCACCCTGCCCGACGGCATCCGGCTCGCGACGCTGACGGCAGGGCAATGCTTCGGCGAGATGGCACTGCTGGAGCCCGTGCGCTCCGCCGACGTCGTCGCGGATTTCTCCGCCACCGCTTTCGAGATCTCGCTGGTGGATTTCGAGCGTTTCCGCGTGCGCCATCCGAAAGCCGGCGAGCGCATCATGCGCAATCTGGCGCAACTGCTGGCCGAGCGTCTGACGGTCGCCAATGCGCGGCTCAACCTGCTCGCGGCAGACTGATTTCAGTGCGTCGAAGTCAGTCATCGAAGCGTCGCACGCGGTCGAAGCAAACAAATACTCAAGGTTGTAATTCACAGTAACTAACGGCTTCTGGTCGATAATTCGCATCACTCGTATTTGTACGGGCTCGCCTAAACGTTACCGGGACTCGGTCGCAGGACAACCATAAGCGAGCCCAATTCACGCCGCATTACCCGACGATGTTCTGAACCGTCGATGAACGCCGAGTGGGGACTCGCGAAGCGAACGTCGAAGTGGGGTGTTCCGAGTAAAATTCCAGCCGACGTAGCGTGTGTATTTGCGCCACGGAGAGTCGTGTCCAGTGTCCAGGGAGGAAACGGCATGAAGGAAGCCACTAAGAGGGCAACGTCGGAGGCACTCGCGCATATGCTGGCGGTGACGTCCATGATCGTCATCGCCAGCGTCCTGTTCTACGGGCGATGAAGGGCTGTCTGGAGGTTCTGCGTCGCAGTTTCTTCATCGCCCGTAGGTAGGAATGTGAGCTTGATTGCTCACGCGAACGACCGAGTTGAGTTGCGTTTGAGTTAGTAGGCGTAGCGTAACAGTATTGTGTCAATCGCGCGGCGATCCGGGTCGGGACGAATTTTTCATGCGTATCGTCCCGCCTCGGCCGCCCGCGGTCGACCTTTTCAGACGTCGTTCTGTTCCCCATCTTCATTTGACTTTCCCGAAGTACGGCACGATGCCGCCTGCGAAGGTGACAAAGCGGGCCATGACGAGATCGCCGATCGCAAGTTCGTGGTCGCCATGGGCCATGATGCGAAAGCCCTCGCGCATATCCACCAGCACGATGTTGTAGGGCACATGCGCGCGCGTCTCCGGCGTCGCGGCACGACAGACCAATGATGCCGCATAGATGGTACCTTCGCCCGTCGCCGCGTGATCGGTGAGCGCAAGCGAGCCGCAGGCCGCGCAGAAGCCGCGGCGGAAATACTGCAGGTGGGCACAGCACGCACAGCGCTGAAAGCGAATCGCTGCAACCCCCCTGGTCCAGTCGGACGATTCGCTCATCGCACACGCTCCCAGAACATGCTGACATGCGACGACAGCACGCCGCCATCGCCGTGCAGCAGCGCCAGCGCTGCTTCGCGGACTTGGCGAGGTCCGGCGCGCCCCGTCATCTGCAGATGCGCTTCGCTCAGATGCGCCATGGCGCCGCCGACGCCGCAATGACCGTAGCTGAGCAGCCCGCCATGGGTGTTGAGCGGCACGGCGCCGTCGCGGCTGAAATGACCGGCCCTGACCCGCGCCGCCGCCTCGCCGCGGCCGGCGAGGCCGAGATCCTCGAGCAGCATGCAGAGCGTGATGGTGAAACTGTCATAGACGGCGGCGTAGTCGACGTCTTTGATGTCTACACCCGCTGCTGCCTTCGCCTTCGCGATCGCGATTTCGGCACCAAGCTCGCTCAAGGCCGGCGCCGCCGTGACGTGCTGATGCGTATGCGCCTGGGCACAGCCACGCACGTGCACCGCAATCGCTCCGGTCGGCTCGCGGCTGACGACGATGGCGGCGCCGCCGTCGGACACCGGACAGCAGTCGAGCAGCTTGAGCGGCCGCGCCACCGGCTTCGATGCCATGACGTCCGCGATGGTGATCGGCTCATGGAATTGCGCGCCGGGATGATCGAGCGCATGCGCCCGCATCAGCACGGCGAACTCGGCGAGGTCATGCTCGGTGACGCCGTATTCGTGCATGTAGCGCGAGGCGACGAGGCCGTAATAGGCAGGGATGGTCGGCCCGAGCGGCAGCTCATAATCGGGATGGCCGACCTGGGCCAGCGCCTGGATCGACGCATCGCGGCTCTGCCCGGTCAGCCGGTTCTCTCCGGCGACCACGAGCATGTGCCTGACGACGCCGGCTTCGACCAGGTGATGCGCGAGCATCACCATCGCGAGCCCGGTGGCGCCGCCGACCTGCACCGCATGGGCGTAAGAGGGTGTGATGCCGAAGTGCTCGGCGAACACGGTTGCGAGCATGATGTGCGGCGACACCGTGGAATAGCCGCACAGGATGCCGTCGATGTCGCGCCGCGTCAGCCCGGCATCGTCGAGCGCGAGCTGCGCGGCCAGGCTCATGAGATCGAGCGAGGAGCGGCCGTCGTGTTTGCCGAACGGCGTGAGACCGGTGCCGGTGACGTAGGTCATCTGGCGCACCAAGAGCACCGCCGCGCTCCCCTCCCCCTTGCGGGGAGGGGTCGGGGGTGGGGGTGGCCGCACGAGGAGTCGTCGTGGGGTACCCCCCTCCCTGCCCCTCCCCCACAAGGGGGGAGGGAATGCGGGCAGCGTGCGTCCATCACGATTGGGTTCATCATTTCAGCAACAGTTCATCTCAATACGACTTCGGCATGCCGAGGACCTTCTCGGCGATGAAGGACAGGATCAGTTGCGGGCTGATCGGGGCGATGCGGGGGATCAGGGATTCGCGCAGGTAACGTTCGACGTGATACTCGCGCGCGTAGCCGAAGCCGCCATGGGTCATCACCGCCTGCTCGCAGGCGTGGAAGCCGGCTTCGGCGGCGAGATATTTCGCGGCGTTCGCCGCCGGGCCGCAAGGCCGGCCCTGGTCGTACTGCCAGCCGGCCTGCAGCACCATCAGCCACGCGGCCTCCAGCTCCATCCAGTTCTTCGCCAGGGGATGCTGGATGCCCTGGTTCTGGCCGATTGGGCGATTGAACACGTTGCGCACCTTCGCATAGGCCGACGCGCGCGACAGTGCGAGATGACCGAGCCCGACGGCTTCGGCGGCAATCAGGATACGCTCCGGATTCATGCCGTGCAGGATGTAGTCGAAGCCGCGCCCCTCCTCGCCCAGGCGATCCTCGACCGGAATCTCGACATCCTCGAAGAACAGCTCATTGGAGTCGACCGGCTTGCGGCCCATCTTCTCGATCTCGTGCACCTTGATCCGGCTGCGGTCGAAATCGGTGTAGAACAGGCTGAGCCCATGGGTCGGGCGCTTCACCTCCTCCAGCGGCGTCGTGCGCGCCAGCAGCAGAATCTTCTCGGCGACCTGCGCGGTCGAGATCCACACCTTCTGGCCGTTGACGATGTAGCGGTCGCCCTTGCGCACGGCACGCGTCTTGAGCTGGGTGGTGTTGAGGC
It encodes the following:
- the glsA gene encoding glutaminase A — translated: MTTHPRPIRHPQHWATAAMPPLQRFLSACHADFWPDHDGTVANYIPELGKADPAHFGIGLATLDGHVYEVGDSRVPFTIQSMSKPFVFALALDTLGSDEVERVIGVEPSGDPFNSIRLNAENHPFNPMVNAGAIACSGLIRKARQNDAFETIRDALGRFAGRKLDVDDAVFASEAATGDRNRAIAYLLRTSEVIREPVDDVLAVYFRQCAVLVTARDCAIMAATLANRGINPVTGEQVVTPYAVSRTLSVMTSSGMYDFAGEWIYRVGIPAKSGVGGGILASLPARLGLGSYSPRLDGHGNSVRGIKVCEALSAHYGLHMLNRSDDARTTIIADYDIGASPSRRSRRAQERNILAAHPDAVRVLELVGTLSLSNVDYVSRQLAASTRPQFVIVDLHRVTAMTQAGVRLLSELFHELADFDVTVVLSGIRRSSPEWQEIAARTGDIRNVRDFYLLDAAIEWAEDQIVYRYGGAIDFLETTELAEQPLLAGLSADERHELAALAIIRHYRQGERILAAGDAAASLFFLRSGVVHVTLPDGIRLATLTAGQCFGEMALLEPVRSADVVADFSATAFEISLVDFERFRVRHPKAGERIMRNLAQLLAERLTVANARLNLLAAD
- a CDS encoding Zn-ribbon domain-containing OB-fold protein produces the protein MSESSDWTRGVAAIRFQRCACCAHLQYFRRGFCAACGSLALTDHAATGEGTIYAASLVCRAATPETRAHVPYNIVLVDMREGFRIMAHGDHELAIGDLVMARFVTFAGGIVPYFGKVK
- a CDS encoding thiolase family protein, with protein sequence MTYVTGTGLTPFGKHDGRSSLDLMSLAAQLALDDAGLTRRDIDGILCGYSTVSPHIMLATVFAEHFGITPSYAHAVQVGGATGLAMVMLAHHLVEAGVVRHMLVVAGENRLTGQSRDASIQALAQVGHPDYELPLGPTIPAYYGLVASRYMHEYGVTEHDLAEFAVLMRAHALDHPGAQFHEPITIADVMASKPVARPLKLLDCCPVSDGGAAIVVSREPTGAIAVHVRGCAQAHTHQHVTAAPALSELGAEIAIAKAKAAAGVDIKDVDYAAVYDSFTITLCMLLEDLGLAGRGEAAARVRAGHFSRDGAVPLNTHGGLLSYGHCGVGGAMAHLSEAHLQMTGRAGPRQVREAALALLHGDGGVLSSHVSMFWERVR
- a CDS encoding acyl-CoA dehydrogenase family protein — translated: MDFALSANQESIRDAVAKICARFDDAYWLKKDKEGGFPADFHRALAEAGWLGICIPEAYGGSGLGILDAAIMMRTIAESGAGMSGASAIHMNVFGLNPVVVFGTKEQCARMLPGIVDGSEKACFAVTEPNTGLNTTQLKTRAVRKGDRYIVNGQKVWISTAQVAEKILLLARTTPLEEVKRPTHGLSLFYTDFDRSRIKVHEIEKMGRKPVDSNELFFEDVEIPVEDRLGEEGRGFDYILHGMNPERILIAAEAVGLGHLALSRASAYAKVRNVFNRPIGQNQGIQHPLAKNWMELEAAWLMVLQAGWQYDQGRPCGPAANAAKYLAAEAGFHACEQAVMTHGGFGYAREYHVERYLRESLIPRIAPISPQLILSFIAEKVLGMPKSY